The Desulfovibrio inopinatus DSM 10711 genome segment TGTTGATAGAGGACATGGTGTCGTCCATGAGACGGTGTTTGAGCATATTGCTGAATTTCTCCCGCGAAATGGAGTTGTTGTAGCGAATAATTCTCGTGTTATGCCTGCACGTCTTTTGGGTGCAAAATCCACAGGGGGAAAAGTTGAACTCCTTTTATTAACGCCTCTCTCTCGGCTGACACCAATTGAGACGTCTGAAAATTGGTGGCAAGCACGTGCAAATGGTTTGCTCAGAGCCTCCAAGGGACCGCGCCCAGGAGAGGTTATCCATTTTGCTCCTGACTTTTGGCTCGAAGTCATTGAACGTGGGGAATTCGGAAAAAGTGACGTTGAATTACATTGGCAAGGGGATCTACAAAATATTGTCGATCGCCTCGGCCACATGCCTCTCCCCCCGTATATTCGGCGAAGCGATACGTTGAATGATAAAACTCGTTATCAAACCGTCTATGCTGCACCGGACAAGACGGGATCAGTCGCTGCGCCAACTGCCGGTTTGCACATGACGCACGATGTCCGTGAGAAGCTGGCGGAACGCGGTATCGAATGGGTCGACGTCACGCTCCATGTCGGCTACGGCACCTTTTCACCGGTGCGTTGCCATGATATCCGGGAACATGTCATGCACAACGAATACGGTGAAGTATCCGAACAAGCCGCCAGTGTGCTTTCCCGTGCCAAGAAAGAAGGACGCCCGATAACGGCTATTGGAACGACTTCGACGCGTATCCTTGAGGGAGCGTTTGCACGATGTGGGGAAATCGCCCCCTTTTCTGGGGACACCAATATCTTTATCCGTCCAGGCTATCAGTTTCATGTTGTTGACAATCTCGTGACGAATTTCCATTTGCCAGGATCGTCGCTGCTGATTATGGTGTCGGCCCTGGCCGGACGAGACACGGTGCTTCAAGCATATTCCCATGCCGTCTCGTCGAAGTATCGTTTTTTCTCGTACGGCGACGCTATGCTTCTTCGTACAAAATGCCCATAAGGCGTCGTCAGAGCGCGCTCACCAGGGGCGCAATTTCAAGGAGCGATCATGTCCCACGTGAAAATTGACGAGGCACTCTGCAAAGGGTGCCTACTTTGCGTCACCGCCTGTCCAAAGGAAATCTTGCGTCAGGCCGACAGGTTCAACCAGCAGGGTTACAAAGTCGCCGAAGTGGATCCGGACAAGGCCGATGAATGTACCGGCTGCGCCGCTTGCGGCAAAATGTGTCCCGATATCGCCATTACAGTTTGGCGTACCCAAAAAGCCAAGAAGGAGGCGGCACATGGCGAGTGAATCCCGTATCTTCGTCAAAGGCAATGAGGCCGTTGTTCACGGCGCTCTCGCTGCGGGATGCCGCTGCTATTTCGGGTATCCCATCACGCCCCAGAACGATATTCCCGAGCTTATGTCCAAGCTCATGCCCGAATCCGGTGGAAGTTTTGTTCAGGCTGAAAGCGAAGTCGCTGCGGCGAACATGCTTCTCGGTGCTGCGGCAACAGGTACCCGGGCCATGACTTCATCTTCGAGTCCGGGGATTTCACTCAAGCAAGAAGCAATATCCTATATGGCAGGCTCGCGCTTGCCCGGCGTTATTGTCAACATGAACCGTGGAGGTCCCGGTCTTGGAGATATTGGTCCGTCACAGGGCGATTATTTTCAATCCGTCAAAGGCGGAGGGCACGGCGATTACCGTCTGCTCGTCCTTGGACCGGCGACCTGCCAAGAAGCATATGATTTGACCATTCTCGCTTTTGATCTTGCGTTTAAATACCAAAATCCCGTCATGATTCTTGGTGATGCCATTATCGGTCAAATGAAAGAACCGGTCATCCCCTGGAAGCCAGCGCCGGTGGATTCCAACGAAGCGTCTGACTGGGCACTGACAGGGGCCAAAGGTCGTCCCATGCGGCTTATTAAATCGCTGTATCTTGAAGACGGTGCGTTGGCCGCACAAAATATCCGCCTGCGCGATACCTATAAAGCCATGGAAGCCGAGATTCGAGCCGAATCGTTTGAGACCGACGACGCTGAACTCGTCGTTGTAGCCTATGGCTCCATTGGTCGTATTGTGAAAAGTGCGGTTCGCAATTTGCGCAAGCAGGGGAAAAAAGTTGGCCTGTATCGTCCCATTACGCTGTTTCCTTTTCCGGCTCAGGGACTGCGCGAACTGGCACAGAAAGGAAAGCGGTTCTTAACCATCGAACACAATCTGGGCCAGATGGTCGAGGACGTCAAACTGAGCATGATCGGCTTGGCCGACTCGGATTTTCACGGCCACATGCCCGGGTCCATCCCAAGTCCTGACGACTTTGAAGCGCCGATCCTGTCGGCCCTTGAAAGGAGCGCCTCATGACCGAACAACTCGTTTTTGACCGGCCTGAAGTTATCGCCGATCGTGCCACGCACTATTGTCCGGGCTGCCAGCATGGTGTCGCCCAGAGGCTTGTTGGCGAATGTCTGGAAGAGTTTGGTGTTGTCGATAAAACCATTGCCGTGACAAGCATCGGCTGCTCCGTTTTTCTCTACAACTATTTGCTTGTCGACTCGGTTGAAGCGCCGCATGGTCGTGCACCTGCCGTGGCAACGGGCGTCAAACGAGCAAAACCCGACAATATCGTTCTTGCCTACCAGGGCGACGGAGATTTGGCCTCCATTGGTATGGCCGAAATTATGCACTGCGCCAACCGCGGCGAGCGTGTAACCATTATCTTCGTTAATAATACGGTATATGGCATGACCGGTGGACAAATGGCTCCAACCACAATGATTGGCCAGAAAACCACGACGTGTCCTGGTGGCCGGTGTGCCGAACGAGAAGGGCAGCCGTTCAAGATGGCTGAAATTCTCGCCGGACTTGGTGGAGTTGCGTATAGCGCCCGCGTGGCGGTGAACAACGCGAAGAACTTGGTGAAAGCAAAAAGAGCGATCAAGCATGCTTTCCAAGCGCAGATCGACAACAAAGGATTCGGGTTTGTCGAAGTGCTTGCAACCTGTCCGACCAACTGGAAAATGACGCCGGTTGCGGCCAATGAGCGCATTGAGTGCGAACTTATTCCCTACTTCCCCCTGGGAATCTACAAAGACCGTTTGAATGAAGGGGAGGGATGCTGATGAGCCTGTATAAAGACGTCATCATCGCCGGTTTCGGCGGCCAGGGCGTAATGCTGATCGGCAATCTCCTGGCCTACGCCGGCATGAATCACGGTCTGAATGTGACCTATATTCCGGTCTATGGTCCGGAAATGCGTGGGGGAACGGCGAACTGCACCGTTGTTGTATCGGACGAAGAAATCGGTTCTCCCATTATTCAATCGCCTGAGTCCGTCATCATTATGAATCGCCCATCGCTCGACAAATTTGGTCCGAGCCTGAAAGACGGTGGTGTCGCTGTCATCAACTCGTCGCTTGTTGATCCGACGTTGGCGGAGAAAGATCGCTATTCCGTTTTTGCTGTGCCGGCGGTCGACATTGCCGACAAAATCGGCAACACCCGCATGGCCAACATGGTCGCTCTCGGGGCCTACATCAAGGCAAGCAATGTCATGCCGCTTGATGTTGTCAAAGATAGCCTCGAAAATGTCATCTCCGCTCACTACAAACATCTCATCCCCAAAAACTCCGAAGCCCTTCAAGCCGGCTACGACCACGTGGGATAATCGTTTTCAGCGATAAGGAGAAAAGACAGAACGTCTGTTTCTCTTGCAAAAGAAAAAGGAGCACTTGTCTTGATGGACAGGTGCTCCTTTATTGTTTGGTAAATAATGTAATGTTGTTGTGAGATTTCGGCAACGTTGCTTTGGTCTTTGGACATTAAAGAAGAGGGGCAACGGTGTTGATGCCGATAAAGAAGGCAAGTGCGAATGTCGTGTAGACGATTTGTGCTTTAAGAGGTGTTGCTTTTTCCTTTCTATACTGCATCGAAGAAATTCCTTCCAGGATTCTGAGCAGTTTAAGAAATATTGGTTATCGAGGGAAGCTATAACAATGTTTCTGTATCTTGAAAGAAACGATTGGGAAGGGGGCTCCCCAATCGCCTGAGTTCATGGTTACTGCTTTCTCTCCGTAGGCTCAGTATACGTTCATCCGTCTTGTTTAGCGTTCTCCTATTGTCAACGGCTTCCCCAATCGCAGTTGACTTCGAACATGGGAGAAGGTGTTTTCGAGGTCGGTGAGTCGGGCAAGAATGTCTTGCTCTTCCTGGGTACGTGACAGGACGGCGTGGACCGCGCCGTGTTCGAACACGAGGCGGCGAGTGGCCGACAGAGCGAGAACGGGGTCGTGGGTGGCGATGACGACGATTTTGTCGCTCTTGACGAGGAGGTCGAGCGCGCGGAGTTTGTCGACGCCCGCGTTTTCAATTTCGTCGATGAGCAAGACCGGCGACCAACTGAGCAGGGCCGCGTCGGCAATCATCAGCGCGCGCGATTGTCCGCCCGAGAGTTGTGTCAGTTGGGTTCTTGGGGCGAACGGTTCTCCGGCCAGATCGTTGGCTGCGGCAATGACCTTTTCGGTCGTCTCTTCCGGGGTGGGAACCTCGCGGCTTTTGGCGTGCGTCAGGATGAAATCGTCAACAGCCATGTCGAGGACGAAATTCATGTTCTGTGTCAGCTGCGCAACGAGCCGTCCTTGTAGTTCAAAACGTTGATCGGGGTCGGGCGGGGTTTCATTGAGTAGGATTTTCCGGCCGGACGGGGTGTCATTATCGGCAAGCGATTCGATATCCGAGAGAAACCGGCTTTTCCCGGACCCGGTCGGTCCAAGCAGCGCCGTGATTTCACCGGGAGTAAAAATAATATCATGGCATGCCGAGTTGCCGGATTTGTCACTGCCCGCGGTCACCGTGAGGCTGTCGAGTGTGGTCATATCAGACGACATGGGCGTCTCCAAATTCGGCTTTTTTCACATTTCCTTTCTGGTACCGGCTGCCGATACGTGTTTCGCTGAGGCAGTACGAGCAGACGGCCGCCGGCATGGCAAACCGCAATCGCATGTCGGTGACGGAGACAATATCCGGGGCCATGGCAAGCACGGTGGCCAGCTCCTGACATCCTTGACCGGTCAGGCCGTTGATATGCCGGATAATGGCGCGAGAATTCATCTGGCGGATGCGGTGTCGGTAGACTTCGCGTTCTGCCTGAGAAACAAGATCGCCTTTGGTGACAAGAACGAGGTCGGCCAGTTTGAGCATGGGACCGATTTTCTGCGGGGCATCGATCCCCATAAGATTATCGATGACACACAGCCCCAAAGCACCGCGCAGGTGCGGAGAACAGCGGTTGCAGAGTCCAGCTGTTTCGATGACGCAGCATTCAGCACCGGTGTTCTTGGCCCACTCGAATGTTTCTTCAAGATTCGTGGCAAAGAAATGGTCCGGACAAAGCCCGCCGGACAGAACCGCCGTGGCCGGAATATCCGCGTCATGATAGGCGAGATTGTCGCGGGTTTGGAGGCAGTCGAACTTAATGACGGCGCAGGCAACACCTTTCTTTTTGAGAGCGGCACAGGTGCGGAGAAGCACCGATGTCTTGCCGCATGAAGGCGGTCCGGCAACGGTAATCAGTCGCATTATTTCACCTGCACAAGTTTGCGAAAGCGGTCATTGAGTTCGTCGCGGACCGTGGTGATGTCGCGTTCTGCAATAAAATCCCAACCCACCCACTTGATACGGGCGTTCTTGTCGAGTCCTTCCGGCAGGGGACCGGAAAGCGGCAGGAACCAGCGGGCGCTTTCAATCTGGCCGAACCCACTATTGAGAAAGGACACAAGCGGTTTCAATCGCTCTGCTTCGCTTTTTTTCACGAGAAAATAGAGCGGGCTGGCAGCGGCTCCATCCTCAGGCCAGATGACACGCATATGGTCGGGGTGTTTGGAACTTTCGGCAAAGAAATACGGAATGATATAGATTCCACCGGCATTCGACACACCGCCGGATTTCCCCATATGCGACGAATGCATGAGCCCGTAGACGTTTTCGGCAAAGCGTTCGATACCTTCCCAACCATACTCTTTATAATAGTTGATAAGGACGGCATCGGCCATATCGTCGCCGTCTCCGCACATATTGATATGTCCCCGATAACGAGGATCGAGGAGGTCGCTCCACTGTGTGGGGGGCGGAACATCGCCGAGGCGTTTCATGTCGACGAGGAAAATATACGGTGTGAGGCCATAAATCACATAGTGGCCTGCCGGATCGATAATACCTGCCTGTTCGTGCATCGGTTCGACATAATCGGGCAGAATGGCTTCAAAAAAGCCCGCTTTTACAAAATGATCGGCAAATTCCTGTCGAAAAAAATCACCAAACCCAATGGATGCGATCATATCGGGTAAACGGTCCGGATCGGTCTCTCGATAGAGTGGATCAACCGGATCAACCGATGTGCATCCCATGGGAATATGGACGGAGAGAGGGGGACCGTCGTCTTTAGATTGTCGAACAATGGCATCAATCCCCTCTTTGACAGCGAGTTTGACCGGACATGGTGCGTATAACAATAAGTCAAGCTTCCCTGAGGCCGGAGTGGTCTCTTCGGCCATGGCAGAGACGGAAAAAATGAGTTCATCAAGTGTTTTCATGCTGTCCTTTCCTGGATGCGTGCTGACGACAAAATTGAAAGAGATTACGAAATTGAAATTCAATACCAAACAATCCCTCATTATAAAAGGCGTTATCGTGGGGACAGCAATTCATATGCCAAGAAATGTCTTCATTATCTCACGGAAAGAATTATTTGCGTGTAGAGCCTCGTCTCCCTCTTGACAGTCGATCCCTTTTCTTATGTCGTATTGTGAATAGATGGAGTAGGAAAAGGCCATATATGGAATGGTCGCATGTGTTGCGGATAATTTAGGAGAGGAGAATTGGTTCATGCGAGGAGTACGCATTACGTTTGTGTTTCTGGTTCTGATCGGAATGTTCGGCGCTTCGATCGCGTGTGCGGAACGCACGGTCATGGATCAACTCGGTAAGAAGGTTGCCCTGCCCGATGAGGTGAAACGTGCCGTTGTCCTGATGCACCACGCGTTGGATATCGCTATCCAACTCGATGCCGAAGGACAGATTGTCGGTGTTTTGGAACGATGGAACAAATATTTGCCCGATGCGGTCAATGCATTTCCTGCGTTAAAAGATATGCCCACACCCGGGGATTTGAAAACGATCAACATGGAGTCGTTGTTGGCGCTTCATCCCGATATCGTGATTGTCACACATTACGCGCCCGAAGATATGCGTTCGCAAATTGAAGCTGCTGGCATTCCCGTTGTCGGTGTTTCGTTGTATCGCGCCGACTTTGAGCAGGCTTCCCGCCTCAACCCCAAGTTGAAGGATCCTGATAAAGCGTACACCGAGGGGATGATCGAGGGGGTTACGTTATTGGGTGAAGTCTTTGGAAAACAAGACAATGCGGTAAAGCTCATTGAGACCATCAAAAAGAACAGAGCTATTGTTGCGGGGCATCTCAGCAACATTCCCGACGACCAAAAAGTCAGTTGCTACATGGCCAACCCAGAACTGCATACCTACGGTTCAGGGAAATATACCGGGGTCATCATGGATCGCGCCGGTGGTAAAAACGTTGCTGCTGAGTTAGATGGCTACCAGAAAGTCAATATGGAAGATGTGCTGCGCTGGAACCCCTCGGTAATTTTTGTTCAGAGCCGTTATAAATCCATCGTTCCCGAGATGAAATCCAATCCGGCATGGGCGCAAGTGGATGCGGTGAAAAATGGCAAGATTTATATTACTCCGGAATACGTCAAGCCTTGGGGGCATCCGACGCCTGAGTCCATGGCGCTTGGAGAAATCTGGATGGCGAAGAAACTCTATCCGAAAAAATTCGCCGATGTTGACCTGCCTGCGTTGGTGAATTCCTATTACGAGACATTCTACGGCATTCCCTACAAGGGACAGCACTAACATGACATATACTGTTTCACGTCAGACCGGTCGTATGATGGCCGGTCTGACGGTCTTCGTCGTGCTGTTGTGTCTTGGGTCGCTGATGCTTGGACGATACCCGATTGATCCTGTAACGGCGGTGTGGGCCGTTATCGCCAAGTTCATACCGGTATCCACTGACTTTCCGCCCACGCTGCAAACTGTTCTTTTCCATGTCCGACTGCCTCGCATTGGTGCGGCATTGCTTATCGGGGGCGGGCTCGCCATGTCAGGGGCATCTTTTCAAGGTCTCTTTCGGAATCCCCTGGTCTCTCCCTTTATTTTGGGTGTTGCCTCGGGTGCCGGTTTTGGCGCGGCTCTCGGAATTTTGCTGTCGGCCGGTATGTTCGGCATCCAATTGCTGGCATTTGTGTTTGGAGCTCTCGCCGTATTGCTTAGTTACGGTATGGGCCGGGTGTATAAGGCTGCACCGACCTTGGTCTTGGTACTTTCCGGCGTCATTGTCGGATCATTCTTCTCGGCGCTTCTTTCGTTACTCAAGTATGTTGCCGACCCGTATGATAAACTGCCGGTGATTGTGTATTGGCTCATGGGGTCGTTGGCGACCATGACGCAGGCAAAACTGTTTTCCGTGTGTGTCCCCATTCTATTGGGAATTGCTGTTCTCATGGTCGTGCGATGGCGCATCAATGTTCTGACATTGGGCGATGAAGAAGCCAAGGCGCTTGGCGTGTCAACAGGACGATTACGTCTTGTGATTGTGCTCGCGGCAACACTAATTACCGCGTCGGCTGTATCGGTAAGTGGCATTATCGGTTGGGTTGGGCTCGTCATTCCACATTTGGCCCGTATGCTCGTTGGACCTAATTATAGCCGACTCATGCCGGCGAGCTTGCTGCTGGGGGCGTGTTATATGTTGCTCATTGACGATGTTGCTCGAACCGTCACCGCATCGGAAATTCCACTTGGTATTTTGACTGCCACCATTGGTGCTCCAGTTTTCGCATTCCTCTTGCGAAAAGGGAGGCTCGGATGGGCGTGATCATGGAGGCCCAGAATATCGGTTTCGGGTATGACGGAAGTCAGGATCGTGTATTCGACCGACTCAGTTTCGCTATTCATCCCGGAGACGTCTTCTGCATTTTGGGACCGAATGGCACGGGAAAGTCGACCCTCCTCAAATGCCTGGCTGGCATTGAACCGGTTTCGTCCGGACATGTTGTTCTGCAAAATAGAAATATCGCCACGCTCTCACGTGCCGAAACGGCCAGAATCATCGCCTATGTCCCGCAAAGTCATCAGAGTCTTTTTGCCTTCACGGTGTTTGATGTCGTGGTGATGGGGCGTGCGCCCCATATCGGTGTGCTGTCATCCCCATCGCAAAAAGATTACGAAATTGCCGATAAAGCCATTACTGCGATGGGAATCACGCATTTACGGGATAAACAGTACACCAACATTAGCGGTGGAGAACGGCAACTCGTCCTCTTTGCCCGTATTTTGGCGCAGGAGCCGAAGGTTCTCTTGTTGGACGAACCGACCTCCCATCTTGATTTTGGAAACCAGGTCCAGGTGTTGGCTTTGGTCAAGCAGCTAGCGGAGCGGGGTATTGCCGTGATTATGACCACTCACTTTCCGGACCATGCGTTTCTCGTAGGTCATGAAACCGCCATTATGGCTTCAGGACGATTTATGGTGCAGGGCCCGCCGCATGAGGTCGTGACCGCGTCTCGGTTGAGTGATGTTTATGCTGCAGAGGTCCGGTTGGTGGATATCGAGGGATATGGCCGCATTTGTGTGCCTTTGCTCCCTGATGGCGTTGCTTCCTTATCTCATTCTTTGGGAGAGATACGATGAGGACACTCAATGTTATGAGTGCAGGGAGCCTTCGACTCCCTCTTGATGAAATTGCCGTAATGGCGAGTGAGCAAGAAAACATCAAAGTTGCCATAACCTACGGTCCGTCAGGGCTTTTACGGGAAGACCTAGAGCAAAATAATGCTGCTGAGTTATTGGTCTCAGCCGATATGGGCCATCCGACACAGCTTTGGGAACAGAAACTTGCGCTTCCTCCCATTCCGTTTGCCGGGAATTCTCTACGTCTTATGGTGGCACCTGGCGTTACAGTTCCGAACGGTGTGGACCGTGATCCTCCAATTGTATTGGATTGGTTGTTAGGGGATGACATTCGTATTGCAACTTCGACCCCTGGACTCGATCCTTCGGGCGATTATGCGTGGGAGTGCTTTGCCTTGGCGGAATCATTTCTTCCCGGCGCACAGGAAAGGCTGGCAGCAAAGGCTCTGCAAGCCGTTGGGGGGCGAGATCCGAAGTGGTGTCATCCGGTGGATGGGAAAAGCCCGGTGGCGAGATTGTTTCTTGAAGATCGAACCGATGTTTTTCTTGGTTATGCTACATCGGCTCTCCAGGTTGCATCGCAGGTTTCTGGATTGCGTGTGTGCAAGCTCCCAGAGGGACTTGAGGTTCATACCACTTGTGGCCTGTCGGTTTTGCGATCGGCCTCTCCGGCAGCATATATGTTTGCCTGCTTGCTGCTGTCGATACGTGGACAGTCACGTCTGAGGCAATACGGGTTCCGCACGTTTTCTTCGTGAAGAAATTGGGACATATTAAGGACAAACCCTCTTATAAAGGGTTTGTCCTCCTCTATCGTTTATCCTTCTCTTCCAGGTAACAAGCCAGCGAGGCGAGAACTTCCGGGAAATCACCTGAAGCCCCTTCTCCGATGGGGTGTGCTTCCGGGCCTTCGGCTTTGACCGCGAAGGTCACGCAGCATCGCTCCTCCGTCAATGGTTCTATGCTGTGCTTGACCTGAATCACCGTCTCATCAATCTTGGTTTCATCGACAAAGCTTCGTGGGGATTGGACATCAACCAACTGAGAGCGAATGACCTCATTGTCAGGGAGAACCATGGAGAACCAAACACCGGTCTCGAAGGGGCCATCAATCGTGATGTCTTGAACACCGGGGTTCCAGTCCTTCCATGTAGAAACATCAGACAATACTTTCCAGAGCATCGCGGAATTGACCTTTATCTCCTGATCGAACGAACGACTCCAAGATGTCTGCATGTGCTTACCTCTTTTTTTTGGGGGGGGGAGGGCTTCAGTACGGCCTCCAAGCTTGCTTGATCGCGAGTGTGCTCTCTTCACATCGCATCAGCTTCATGACCTTAACAAAGCATGCATGGTTCTTGTTGAAAACAACATCATAACACCGAGTCGGGAAAACGCTTAGAGAATATTTGCACCGCTTAACACCATGACTAAATGTTTGAGCACAACGGGATCAAATGCGCCTTCCATAGATTTGCTCATAAACTGAAGCGCCTTGTATGGGGTGAGCGCATTTTTCGACGGGGTTGGCGTGGTGAGTTGAAGGTAGGTGTTGCAGGCTGACAGAACTTTAATGGAAAACGGGATATGGTCACCACTAATACCCGAGGGATAACCAGATCCATCTTCATGTTCGTGATGCAATAAAATGCACGACATACTTAGCCCATCGAGGGGGAGGTTGGCGCACAATGCTGTTCCATACACCGTGTGTTGCTGCAAGAGTTTGATTTCCACAGGATCCGTTGTCAGGCCATTTTTATCGAGTATTTTCTTGTGGATAGAAAGCTTGCCGACGTCGTGGAGAAGTGCTCCGATGCCGGCATTGGTTATGGTTTTGTGATCAAGGTCAAACGTGTTCAATACCGCCATTGTCAGAACAAACACATCGACATTGTGCGTGAACACATCGTAATTGTGTGCAATAAGCTGGCCCAGCTTCGCCAACGCCTCTTCATTATTGAAAAAGTTGACGCAATCCGTAACCATTCGCATGATGTCTTTGAAAAAACGCTGCTTGACCTTTTCCGGCAGCTTATTCGTAAAAAATTCGCTGATCATATGTGTGGAGACATCGTGAAGAATTTCTGCACGGTCTTCCATAGGAATGCTTTCATTTTCCAGAATCTGTCCGAGGTTGACGCGGACATACTGATCGAATGCTTTTTTTTGAGAACCTTTGATGAAAACTTCTTCGACACCGAGGTCATAAAGTTTTGTTTTGATGCGCTCGTCGAAACGTTCGCGCTCTTTCGTGAAGAGTACGTAATTGGAGCCCCGTCTGACGTAGACTTCAAAATTTCCCAATCGTTCTGGAAAGATAAGATGCGGAGAAATGGGGAGATAAGGTTCTTTGACCTCTTCGGTGATCACCGTGCCCTCCTGTGATGTTTTCGCATTATCTACTCGAAAATGAACGAGCCATAAACCCCTTGAAAAGATCGAATATATTGTGATGACGCTCTATTCGTTGCGGAGAAACGGAGCACTGCTTTGTGAGAGGGTCCGCCAAGCGCTGGCAAGTCCCATTGCCATTGTCAGACCTGCGCCGGCGAGAACGGCGAGAATCGCTGGGCCGATGAAAAATGTAAATGGTAATTCCATAAATACGCTAACAAATGCTGCAGACAAAATCCCCCCGAGAATAAGGGCGGCAAGTCCGGCTGCAGCGCCAATGAGAGCGTATTCCAAAAGTAAAATGGACAAAATGGTTTTTCGTGTCGCTCCGCAAACTTTGAAGATGACCGTTTCATAGGCCTTGCGTCGCATTTCAGCACGAAGACTTTGAGACAACACAAGAATACCGGCAAAAAGGGTCACACCCGCTGCTGTACCGACCGTGGCGACAATGGTCTCTGCAATGTCCTTGACTGTTTGGAGCGCGTCGGCAACTTTTATGGCGGTGATATTCGGGAATGTCGATGTAACGGTGTTGAACACGTTTTCATCAGCATCGACAATATCTTTGGATGTGTAGACCGTAGCAATATAGGTCAGCGGGAATGTTTCGATAAGTCCCGGAGAGAGAACAAAAACATGGTTGATGCCGAGAGAAAGCCAGTTCACACGTCGTAGACTGGTGACTCTTACGGTGATGTCTTTGCCCAAGATATTAAGCGTAACAGTGTCACCAACACGAATACCAAGTCCTTCTGCGACATCCTCAGTCATGGAGGCCAACGGTGGCCCTGAGTAATCTGGGGCCCACCATGTACCGGAAGTAATTTCGGCATGTTCAGGCGGTGAGGCTGAAAATGTTAGCCCTCTATCGCCACGAACGGCCCATTCGACGTCCGGGGAGTAGTCAATATGCTCAATGGGAGTATCGTTAATATCAACAATACGGCCACGAAGTGTGGGAGATGTTTCATATTTTATCACACCGTTTATGTGAGAGACTGCATCAATAAACGCTTCGCGTTGGTGTGGTTGGATATCAATGAAAAAGAACGCCGGAGCCATAGCGGGGATTTCACGTTGGAATCGGTCGTTAAAATTGGCGTTGACCAGTGTCAGAGCGCATAAGACGGTTAATCCCAAGCCGATGGACGCAAGAACGCCGGATGTGGGGTTTCCCGGCCGAGTCAATCCGGAAAGCGCAAGGCTGAGCAAGGGGTGTTTGGGACGAGGAATGGCGCGTAAGACGACCAAGAGAACGGTGATGACGAGGCGAAAGAGAAGAATACATAATACAACAGCGCCAAGAAATCCCCAGGCCAGACGTTTATCGGCAATACTGACGAGGACAAGAC includes the following:
- a CDS encoding ABC transporter permease; this encodes MFDELRLAIRLARREMRQGLSGFGVFLLCLGLGVAVITGVGSVSASFLDGIAADARALHGGDVAVRLTYRQASPKEKTFLQQTGIMSETVSMRAMVWKPEAGDEFGKRTLVSLKAVDAYYPLYGRAILSPAMSLHSALEEHDGIFGAVVQREVLSRLGAQRGDIIHIGDGRFRISAILVKEPDNVVSFAGFGPRMLVSMPSMEQTGLLQPGSLIRRNYRVKLPENISAKSFAESLKTAFPEAGWRVTTADEAAPGLQRFFNNMSSILGLVGLSTLLLGGLGVAGAVAGYLESKTYSIATMKSVGASGRLVITVFLLQIILLALIGISVGLVIGALLPFLLSPLLSGIVPVSLKPGLHPVVLSIATSFGILTALAFSLPHLGSAARVSPLVLFRGYAAPKRLLPGRKTLLATGFAGLGIAGLVLVSIADKRLAWGFLGAVVLCILLFRLVITVLLVVLRAIPRPKHPLLSLALSGLTRPGNPTSGVLASIGLGLTVLCALTLVNANFNDRFQREIPAMAPAFFFIDIQPHQREAFIDAVSHINGVIKYETSPTLRGRIVDINDTPIEHIDYSPDVEWAVRGDRGLTFSASPPEHAEITSGTWWAPDYSGPPLASMTEDVAEGLGIRVGDTVTLNILGKDITVRVTSLRRVNWLSLGINHVFVLSPGLIETFPLTYIATVYTSKDIVDADENVFNTVTSTFPNITAIKVADALQTVKDIAETIVATVGTAAGVTLFAGILVLSQSLRAEMRRKAYETVIFKVCGATRKTILSILLLEYALIGAAAGLAALILGGILSAAFVSVFMELPFTFFIGPAILAVLAGAGLTMAMGLASAWRTLSQSSAPFLRNE